The Tautonia plasticadhaerens nucleotide sequence AACTCGCCGTTCAGCGTGCTCAGGGCCTGGGTCGGCTGCGTGGTGGCGAATCGGACCGGGCAGGAAAAGTCGGTGTCGGCAGAGTCGAAGCTGGCCAGGATCGGCGTGACGAGCGACCGCTTCACGTGGATGTAGACGCTCCTCCGGGCCCGCTGCCCGGCCGGGGAATCGCCCCAGCCCTCCCCCGGCCTCGACTGCCCGGCGAGGTACGCGGCGGGGATCTCCGAGTAGTACCCCGGCCCCCCCATCTCCGGGTTCAGCGCCCCGGTGACGGCGAGCATCGAGTCCCGGATCTCCTCGGCCGACAGCCTCCTCAGGTCGAACCGCCAGAACAGGTCGTTCTGCGGGTCGACGGCCAGGGCCTCCGGATCCCCCGCCGAGGACATCCGGTAGGTCCTCGACATGACGATCCGCTTGTGCAACGGCTTCAGGCGCCAGCCGTCGGCTACGAACTCGGCGGCCAGCCAGTCGAGCAGCTCGGGGTGCGTCGGCGCGGACCCCTGCACGCCGAAGTCGCTGGGGGTCCGCACGATGCCCCGGCCGAAGTGGTAGTGCCAGACCCGGTTGACCATCACCCGGGCCGTCATCGGGTTCTCCGGGCTGGCGATCCAGTCCGCCAGCGCCCGACGCCTCCCCGACGTCGACGCCCCCGCCGAGGGCCCCGGCAGCAGCGGGTCCGCCGCCCCCAGGACCTCGGGGAAGCCCGGCTCGACCGGGTCCCCTTGCGCGTGGGCGCTGCCCCGGATCAACAGGTACGACTGCGGCGCCTCCGGGCCCGGCTCCCTGGCGCTGAGCGCCGTCGGCAGCGGGGGGACCGGCGGGATCGCCCGCCATCGCCCGATGAGCGACCGGTACCGGGCCAGCTCGACGGCCGACAGCTCCGCCTCGGCGATCCCGTCCAGGACGTGCCGACGCTGCTCGAACGAACCCCGCTCCAGGTTCGATCGCCTCGGCTCGGGGACCGCCGCCAGCAGCGTCTGCTCGATCGGCGCCAGCTCCTCGTCGATTGCCTGCTCCCGCCCTCGCCGATCGGCCACCGCCCGAGCGTGATCGGCCCGCTCCCCGGGGGAGGCGATCTCCGTCAGGATGTGGTCCGGCTCGTACGAGTACGGCTCCAGGTTCGAGACGAAGGCGAGGAACCGGTAGTAGTCGCGCTGGGGGATGGGATCGATCTTGTGGTCGTGGCAGCGGGCGCAGTTGATCGTCAGTCCGAGGAACGCCTGCGAGGTCGTCGAGACGATGTCGTCCAGCTCGTCGAACCGGGCCTGGAGCGGGTCGGTCGGCTCGTCGTCCCAGGCGCCCAGCCGATAGAAGCCGGTGGCGATGATCGACTCGGCCGTCGGCCCGTCCAGCTCGTCCCCGGCCAGCTGCTCCCGGACGAACCGGTCGTACGGGGTGTCGTCGTTGAACGCGTCGATGACGTAGTCCCGGTACCGCCAGGCCGACGGCTTGTCCCGGTCGCGCTCGAAGCTGTTCGTCTCGGCGAACCGGACCACGTCGAGCCAGTGCCGGCCCCACCGCTCGCCGTAGTGCGGCGAGGCGAGCAGGCGGTCGACCAGCGCCTCGTACGCCCCGGGGGACTCGTCCGAGAGGAACGCGTCCACCTCCCCCGGCGTCGGCGGCAGTCCGGTCAGGTCGTACGAGAGCCGGCGGATCAACGTCGCCCTCGACGCGTCCGGCGCCGGCCCCAGCCCTTCCTGCTCCAGGCGATCGAGGACGAAGGCGTCGATCGGGTCGAGCACCCAGTCCGGGTCCTCGACTTCCGGCACCTCCGGCCGCTCGACCGGCCGGAAGGCCCAGTGCGCGCGATCGGCCTCGGTGACCCGGGCCCGGTCGTCGACCTCGGCCGGGGGGGCGGGCGCGGTCGCGTCCGCCGGGTCGTCGCCGTACGGGGCGCCCATCTCGACCCATCGGGTCAGCACGTCGATCGCAGCCGGGTCGAGCTTGCCGGATGGGGGCATCTCGACGAGCCCCTCGTAGGAGATCGCCTCCAGCAGCAGGCTGGCTTCGGGGAACTCCTCGTCGATCGCCGGCCCGAAGTCCCCACCCTCCAGGGCGCCCGCCCGGGAGGTGAGGTCGAGGCCCCCCCGGATCTTCTCCCCGCCGCCGTGGCAGTCCAGGCAGTGCCGCTCCAGGATCGGCCGGACCGACCCTTCGAAGAAGGTCACCCGTTCCGCCGGGGCCGGGCCGGGGGCCGGCGGTTCCTGGGCCTGGATCGGCGCCGAGGCGAGGATCCCGAGGGAGGCGATCAGGCCGATGCTCGTCATGGGGCGGCATCCCGGCGATTCGAGGTGGGCGGGGTCGGGGCGTCGTACCCTTGTTTAACCTAACGAGATGCGTCGCCGGGGTCAACCACGCCCGGGCCCGCGCGGCCCCCGGCCGGCCGCCTCAGACGAGGTACGTCCCCCGGAACTCCTTGAGCCAGGAGAGCAGCGGCTTGGGCCCGTGGTCGGCCCGGAAGAGCCCGGAGTGGGGGAAGAGGTGGGGGGCGGCATCGGTGGCGTGGGAGACGATCACCGCCCGGACGTACGGCTTGGCCACGGCGAGCGCGATCCAGCGCGAGGCCAGCTCGCGCTGCATCGCCTCGGTCGGCGGGGAGGCCCACTGGCGGGGGTCGACCTCGACCTTCGGGTCGGCGTTGGGGTCGGGATCGGCCGACGAGGGCACGGCGATCGTCACGTAGAGCGGCTGGTTCAGCAGGGCGAACAGGTCGAGCATCCGCGAGAACTCGAAGAGGTCCCGCATGTGGCTGCCCGGGTTGCCGTAGCCGGGCGCCACCTCCAGGCCGACGCCCGCCAGGCCGATCTCGGCCCGGGAGAGCGAGTCGGCCACGTGCAGGGGGCCGATCCGGTAGGGGCTCGTCCCCAGCCATTCGGCCCAGGGCCGGTCGAAGTCGACGATCAGGGGGGTGACCGGGTCGATCTGGTGGGCCACCTGGGCGCACCGGGCGGTCAGCCGGATCTGGTCCTCCTCGCTCATCCCCAGCACGTCCGTCGACGCCGGGCGGGCGACCAGGTGCCAGTTCCCCAGCTTCCCCTTGTAGCGGGTGACGGCCTGCCGGACCAGGTCCAGGGCCATCGAGCCGATCGCCTCCACGTCCCCGGCCCAGAGCCAGAGCCAGTCGGGCAGGGCCGAGGCCCGGAAGTCCAGCAGCGGCCCGGCCATCGGCAGCAGGTCGTTGGCCTGGCACCAGGCGATCCGGGCGTCCAGCGCCTCCCATCGGAACCGCCCCTCGGTCGGGGCGAGCTCGGCCCAGGAGCACTGGAGCCGGGCGGCGTTGATCGCCCCGGCCAGCGACTCGGCCCAGGGGGCGCCGGTCGGGTCGGCGTTGATCCCGCAGGCCAGCAGCGTCGGCAGGCGGGAGGCGTGCTCCAGCCGCTTGCGGATCACCTGCGAGGTGTAGGCGGCCGTCAGGCCCTGGCCGGCCCGGAAGGAGGCGGTCAGACTCGCGCGGGCCGACTCGGTCGCCAGGGCCGGGTCGTCGGTCGTGGCCGCCCGGGCGAAGGCGTGCCGGGCCTCGGCCAGCGGGCGCTCGACGTCCCGGGGCAGTTGCAGGCCGAGGTGCCTCCAGTCCCCCGCCTGGCCCCGGATGTCGTTCAGCTTCCCCCGGGCCAGCTCCACCGCCAAATCGAACGGGGAGGAACGCTGCGGCAGGGTCGCGGTGCTCACGAACGGCATCCCGAACCCCTCGACCGGGAACGGGACGTGCAACCGGCCGCTGTCGGGCGAATCGCGCTGGCAGACGAGCATCCCGGGCCGCAGCTCCAGCCCGACGGCCTCCGGGGTCCGGTCGAGGCCGGTGAAGTAGCCTCGGCGCAGCTCGGGCAGCCGCTCGGACAGTTCGGGAGGCGTCAATCGGAACTTCAATACGCCCATCGTCCAGTCCTGCCCTGCCGTTCGCCTCGCCCCCGAACGGGGGCGGGCTTCGCCCGAGATCGTCCTTGCCTGGCTGATGCGACCGCCCCGCTCCCGGCCCCCGATCGGCTCACGCCTCGGGGGGAGCGGCGGCCGTCCCCGGGATCCGTCGAATCCCGGCCCCCCCGACCGCCACCCGGTCGCCGACGACCGGGACGCCGGACCGACTCAGGATCGGCCGGCCGATCCCGATTCCCCGACCTCGGGCCGGGATCCGGGAGAACCCGGTCGGCCGGTCGGTGTCGCCCGCGGGGGGTGGAGATTCCTGCTCATCCCGGTCCGAATCCTCGAGTTCGCGGGCCGAATGCCCCCTCCTCGCCCGCCGGTCCGACCTCGACCGGCCGCGACGGGCGGCCGGAACGGCCGAACCGTCCCTCGGGTTCGATCCCGTCTCCGGGATCGATCGGCGGATGGTGAGGCGTCCGTCCAAAGGCGACTCCGGTCGAGGTGTGAAGGCGAGGCGGGGGCGACCCGATCGGGTCTCATCCCCAATCCTATCACCCTCCGGTGCGCCGTGCCCAGCACCAGGCATGCGAAACTCGCGCCGGGCGTGGCGGCGACCGCCAAGGTATCATGTCCCCCGGAGGCCCCGCGGTCGGTCGAGCCCGGCCCGGACCCCGCCCTCGGATCGGATCCCCGGCTTCGCCCCCCAAGAGTCCTCGACATGCCCACCGCCCTGATCGGCGCCGGCCCGATCCGAAATCGGCCCGGCCCCTTCCGAGAGTTGCTCCACCGGGCCGGATTCCGGACGATCGACCCCGAAGGCGGCGACGTCCTGCCCGAATCCTCGCTCCGGGAGGCCCTGCCCGGGTGCGAGGCGATCGTCGCCGGGGGCGAGCGGCTCCCCGCCGACCTGATCGCCGCCTGCCCGAGGCTCCGGGTGATCGCCCGGACCGGGGTCGGCTACGACGCCGTCGACGTGCCGGCCGCCACCGAGCGGGGGGTCGTCGTCACCATCACCCCGGGCACGAATCAGGAGAGCGTGGCCGAGCAGGCGTTCGGCCTGCTGCTGGCCGTCACCCGGCGGGTCGCGCTGAACGACCGGCTCATCCGGGCCGGGGGCTGGGACCGGACCATCGCCCTCCCCCTGCGGGGCCGGACGCTCGGCCTGGTCGGCCTCGGCCGGATCGGCCGGGCGATGGTCCCCCGGGCCCGGGCCTTCGGCATGCGCGTGCTCGCCTTCGACGCGGTCCCCGACCCCGCCTTCGACGCCGAGCATCAGGTCGGCCGGCGATCGCTCGACGACCTGCTCGCCGAGTCCGACGTGGTGAGCCTGCACCTGCCCCTCACCGCATCGACCCTGGACCTGATCGACGACGCCCGGCTCTCCCGGATGAGGCCCGGCTCGATCCTCCTCAACACCGCCCGGGGCGGCCTGGTCGACGAGTACGCCCTGCATCGGGCACTCCTCTCCGGGCACCTCGCCGGGGCCGGGCTCGACGTCTACAAGGTCGAGCCCCCGCCGCTCGACCACCCGCTCGTCGCCCTGCCGAATGTCGTCTCCAGCCCCCACATCGGCGGCGTCGACACCCTCTCCATGGCCGACATGGCCGAGATGGCGGCGCGGTGCATCGTCGACCTGAAGGAAGGCCGATGGCCCGCCGACTGCGTCGTCAACCCCGAGGTCGGGCCGGGCTGGGCCTGGTGAGCCGATCCCGAGGCCCCGATGGGACCAGGATCGCCGAGCCGATCGGGGAGGAGACCGGGGCCATGCCGACCGGCCCCCTCGTCACGTCCCCCCCCGGAGGCCGGACACCGATTCGAGGACGAGGTAGACCGCATACACCAACGCGGGTCCGAGTACCACGAGGGCGACCAGGACCCCGACGAGGATGACCAGCACGCGAACCACAGCGAGAAACCGGATCGATGCCTCCCCTCTCCCCGGGTGCCGTCGGCCCCCTCAGGGGGACCGGGTCGGGGACGAGCGGGTCGTCCCGCCCGTAGTCGACTGACCGCCCGAGTCCCAGATCAGGAACGCCCCCAGGAAGAGCATCGGGGCGGAGACGGGCAAGATCAACGCGAGCGACCAACGGAAGGCATGCGCGAGGCGCCCAGGGCCCCCCGACCACGCCTCCGGGGGAGTGGTCATCAGCTTGGCGGCCGCGATCGCCGAGACGACCGCCGCGATCAGCAGCAATGCGCCCCCCACTCGGGGACTTCGGAGCGCGACCAGGGACGCCGGCAGGAGTGCCAACGGGCCGGAGAACAGGAAGATCATCGCCCATGCGGCCCAGTCGCCCGGCCCGGCCAGCGGGCTGTAGCCACCGCTCGCCGCCCCGCTGGCGACGACCAGGCCCCCGAAGAACTCGACGGCCCCGAGGAAGATCGCCAGGCTGATCAAGATCGCCCGGGCGAGGCCGTCCCGCCGGTCCTGGTCCATGGTTCGCTCCCGACCCGGGCCGTGTTCCATCCATCCCCACCGAACCCGGTCCCGGATCCTCGAAGATGCCCGGAACGTGGGACGTCCGAGGAGGCCCCTCCTCGAGGGGCGGGGCGGTCGCCCGGAGCCGAGGCCCGGGGGGCCGAGTCACCGAGGTCCCTTCCCGATCGGTCGGCGGGAGGAACGCGAGGCGGCCCGCCGGGATCGGTTCTCCCGGGGGCCGCTGAGATGGGGTCGAGGCTCGGGCGCGGCGATCGCCTGCTCGGCCCGGCCGTCAGACCTGGAACGAGCTGCCGCAGCCGCAGCTCTTGGCGACGTTCGGGTTGTTGAAGGCGAACCCGCGGCGGCCGAGGTCGTCGATGAAGTCGATGACCGTCCCGTCGAGGTACGGGTCGAACTTCTTCTCCATCGCCACCCGGACGCCGTGGTACTCGGCGACCCGGTCCTTCTCGCTGGTCTCGGCGTCGAAGTTCAGGCTGTAGGAGAAGCCGCTGCAGCCGCCGCCCTGCACGCCGATCCGCAGGACCAGCTCCTGGCCGTTGCCCTGCTCCTCGATGATCCGCTTGACCTCGCCGGCCGCCTTCTCGGTGAGCGTGACACTCATCGGGTTCGAGCTCCTGATCTGGACGGTTCGATTCGATATCGGTGGGAGGGAGGGGGAGGCCCGCCGCCGCGTCCGGCCGCCTCCTCGGATCCCTCGACGACACTATTCTACGCGGCCGCCCGGCGATCACAAGCCTTGATGCCCGACTTTGGACGGACGAACACCCTCCGGGCCCCCCCCGGCCCGGAGCCGCCGGACCGCCTCGGCGATCAATCGGCCCGCCCGATCGACCTCCCCCTCTGTGGTGAACCGCCCCAGGCCGAACCGCAGGGTCGCCCCGGCGAGCCGCTCCCCGACCCCCATCGCCCGGAGGACGTGGCTCGGACCCGGTTCGGCCGACGAGCAGGCCGCGCCGGGGCTCGCCGCGACCCCCCGGATCGCCATCAGCAATGCCTCTCCCTCCACCCCCTCGAACCCCAGGCTCAGGTTGTTCGGCAGGCGGTCGGCCTCGCGACCGTGGCGACGAATCCCTTGATCCTCCAGGAGATTGCGGATCGAATCCTCCAGCCGGTCCCGGAGCCTTGCCATCCGGATCGCGTCTGACGGGCCCTCCTCGGCGGCCAGCTCGGCGGCCCTCCCCAGCGCCACGATCAGCGGCACCGGCAGCGTCCCGCTCCGCAAGCCCCGCTCGTGCCCCCCGCCGTCGACCAGCGAGACGAGGCGGGCCCGCGCCCCCCGACGCCGGACGAACAACGCGCCGATCCCCTTCGGCCCGTGGAACTTGTGGGCCGTGAGGCTGAGCAGGTCCGCCCCGACTTCCTCCAGGTCGACCGGGATCTTGCCCACGGCCTGGGAGGCGTCGGTGTGGAAGGTCACCCCGCGCTCCCGGCAGAGTCGGCCAATCTCCCGGATCGGGTTGATCGTGCCGACCTCGTTGTTCGCCGCCATCACCGAGACGAGCGCCGTCCGGTCGGTGATCGCCTCGGCGACCGCCTCCGGCGAGATCCGCCCGTCCGGGTCGCAGGGGACGACCGAGAGGGACCAGCCCTCCTCCCGGGCGAGCCTCCGCATCGGGTCGAGGACCGCCCGGTGCTCGACGGCCGAGCAGACGAGGTGCCCCCCCTGCCCCCGATGGGCCCGGGCCGTCCCCTTGATCGCCAGGTTGTTGGCCTCTGTCGCCCCGGAGGTGAAGACGATCTCGGGGGGCT carries:
- a CDS encoding PSD1 and planctomycete cytochrome C domain-containing protein; its protein translation is MTSIGLIASLGILASAPIQAQEPPAPGPAPAERVTFFEGSVRPILERHCLDCHGGGEKIRGGLDLTSRAGALEGGDFGPAIDEEFPEASLLLEAISYEGLVEMPPSGKLDPAAIDVLTRWVEMGAPYGDDPADATAPAPPAEVDDRARVTEADRAHWAFRPVERPEVPEVEDPDWVLDPIDAFVLDRLEQEGLGPAPDASRATLIRRLSYDLTGLPPTPGEVDAFLSDESPGAYEALVDRLLASPHYGERWGRHWLDVVRFAETNSFERDRDKPSAWRYRDYVIDAFNDDTPYDRFVREQLAGDELDGPTAESIIATGFYRLGAWDDEPTDPLQARFDELDDIVSTTSQAFLGLTINCARCHDHKIDPIPQRDYYRFLAFVSNLEPYSYEPDHILTEIASPGERADHARAVADRRGREQAIDEELAPIEQTLLAAVPEPRRSNLERGSFEQRRHVLDGIAEAELSAVELARYRSLIGRWRAIPPVPPLPTALSAREPGPEAPQSYLLIRGSAHAQGDPVEPGFPEVLGAADPLLPGPSAGASTSGRRRALADWIASPENPMTARVMVNRVWHYHFGRGIVRTPSDFGVQGSAPTHPELLDWLAAEFVADGWRLKPLHKRIVMSRTYRMSSAGDPEALAVDPQNDLFWRFDLRRLSAEEIRDSMLAVTGALNPEMGGPGYYSEIPAAYLAGQSRPGEGWGDSPAGQRARRSVYIHVKRSLVTPILASFDSADTDFSCPVRFATTQPTQALSTLNGEFLNAQARDLADRVRGECGQAPGERVRRVLRLVTQRSPTEGEVARGVTFIDRAAAEDEVGPDRAFELFCLLALNLNEFFYVD
- a CDS encoding glycoside hydrolase family protein is translated as MGVLKFRLTPPELSERLPELRRGYFTGLDRTPEAVGLELRPGMLVCQRDSPDSGRLHVPFPVEGFGMPFVSTATLPQRSSPFDLAVELARGKLNDIRGQAGDWRHLGLQLPRDVERPLAEARHAFARAATTDDPALATESARASLTASFRAGQGLTAAYTSQVIRKRLEHASRLPTLLACGINADPTGAPWAESLAGAINAARLQCSWAELAPTEGRFRWEALDARIAWCQANDLLPMAGPLLDFRASALPDWLWLWAGDVEAIGSMALDLVRQAVTRYKGKLGNWHLVARPASTDVLGMSEEDQIRLTARCAQVAHQIDPVTPLIVDFDRPWAEWLGTSPYRIGPLHVADSLSRAEIGLAGVGLEVAPGYGNPGSHMRDLFEFSRMLDLFALLNQPLYVTIAVPSSADPDPNADPKVEVDPRQWASPPTEAMQRELASRWIALAVAKPYVRAVIVSHATDAAPHLFPHSGLFRADHGPKPLLSWLKEFRGTYLV
- a CDS encoding phosphoglycerate dehydrogenase gives rise to the protein MPTALIGAGPIRNRPGPFRELLHRAGFRTIDPEGGDVLPESSLREALPGCEAIVAGGERLPADLIAACPRLRVIARTGVGYDAVDVPAATERGVVVTITPGTNQESVAEQAFGLLLAVTRRVALNDRLIRAGGWDRTIALPLRGRTLGLVGLGRIGRAMVPRARAFGMRVLAFDAVPDPAFDAEHQVGRRSLDDLLAESDVVSLHLPLTASTLDLIDDARLSRMRPGSILLNTARGGLVDEYALHRALLSGHLAGAGLDVYKVEPPPLDHPLVALPNVVSSPHIGGVDTLSMADMAEMAARCIVDLKEGRWPADCVVNPEVGPGWAW
- a CDS encoding HesB/IscA family protein encodes the protein MSVTLTEKAAGEVKRIIEEQGNGQELVLRIGVQGGGCSGFSYSLNFDAETSEKDRVAEYHGVRVAMEKKFDPYLDGTVIDFIDDLGRRGFAFNNPNVAKSCGCGSSFQV
- a CDS encoding cysteine desulfurase family protein, whose translation is MPDEVIYLDNHATTRVDPRVVEAMLPYFTERYGNASSASHAFGWEAGDAVDRAREQVAGLIGAEPPEIVFTSGATEANNLAIKGTARAHRGQGGHLVCSAVEHRAVLDPMRRLAREEGWSLSVVPCDPDGRISPEAVAEAITDRTALVSVMAANNEVGTINPIREIGRLCRERGVTFHTDASQAVGKIPVDLEEVGADLLSLTAHKFHGPKGIGALFVRRRGARARLVSLVDGGGHERGLRSGTLPVPLIVALGRAAELAAEEGPSDAIRMARLRDRLEDSIRNLLEDQGIRRHGREADRLPNNLSLGFEGVEGEALLMAIRGVAASPGAACSSAEPGPSHVLRAMGVGERLAGATLRFGLGRFTTEGEVDRAGRLIAEAVRRLRAGGGPEGVRPSKVGHQGL